ACAGCCGCTACCTTGTCAAAATCCAGTGAGTATTTTTGATTTGGTCTCACATACACAAAGATGTTGCTCCCATAAGCAATAGAGACGACAGTGATGTGAGCGGCACAGGTAGAAAAAGCTTTCTGACGGCCTCGGGCTGAGGGCATTCGCAGGATGGTAGAAATGATGTAGCTGTAGGACCCAGTAGTGAATGCAAGGGAGCTCAGGATGACCAGGGCAGAGAGAAGAAAGTTTACCTTCTCAATTAGGCGAGTATCTATACAGGCCACCTGTAGAAGAGGGGCAATGTCACAGAAAAAGTGATTAATTTCTTTCCTACAGTAAGGTAGCCTTGTCACTACGATGGTTGGTGCCATCACAGACAAGAAGGCTCCCACCCAGCATCCCAGAACCAGTAGGAAGCTGGTCCTGCTGTTCATGATGAGGGTGTAACGCAGGGGGTTACAGATGGCGACGTAGCGGTCAAAGGACATGACAGCCAAGAGGATAAACTCCACTGTCCCCAGAAAGAAGTAGAAATATGTTTGGGTGATGCAGCCTGCAAAGGATATGGTCTTTGTTTCTCCTAGGAGGCAGGCTAGCAACTTTGGGGTAACAACAGTGGTGTATAAAATATCCAGAAAGGACAAAttactgaggaaaaagtacattggggTTTGCAGGTGAGAATCAGTCCATATTAGAGAGATGATGGTAAGGTTTCCTGTTGCTGTTAATGTGTAAGTTAGCAAGAGAACCACAAAGAGGAGTATTCGAATctccaggagagcagggaaggccATCAGGGTGAATTCAGTCACTGTGCTCCCGTTTCCCATAGCCATGGTCCCAAGGTGGGTAGGTTGTTccctgaaaagagaagaaaaagggaatcAGTTTAGGTAATTTGATAAACATCTCTGCACAACATATTATTGAGCACATTTCATTTTAGGAGCTGAGTCATAGCACATAGTCCTTTACTGAAAATCATTTTTGTGTGGCTTTAGGAATGtcaaaatactatttaaatatatatttttcccacatAATTAAGGGATTAGAtggtaaaaaaaatctctcaactTTCTTGTAGTTATAAAATTGTCTCCTACTAAAtggaatttctattcttttcttctgttccGATTTTGTTTTCCTAGctaaaaatgtatcaaaatactGCCTCAAATTTTAGCTGGAACTCTTTTCTATTATTCTAGAATTTACAGTTACTGAGAGGGGACTCCTTTTTGATATTTTCAAGTCTTAtccattttttccccaatatttgTGACCTGTCCTGAATAAGAGGTAAAGActcatttgtgttttctctatTTGATGGTCTCCAGAGTCAGGTTTTATATCCTTTCTCTAGTGCATATAGAACTATGAAAATAGTGCAGAGATGTTTATAGTGAACAATGGCTTATGGTTCCTATTGATCACTGGAGATGTCACCTCGGAAGGGAATAGTGAATATCTTGTCTCTAGATAAGCTCTGTGAAACATGTTATATGCATCTGCTTGATTACTTGAGAAGATATTATATAGTATGATAAAATCAGAGAGACATAAATTATACCCAAGAAGGTAAAGTAGAGCTAATTAAGCTTACTTGATTTGCTTGATCAGGTGCAATCTTAGAACTGTGCCTTAAGACCATCCAGTTGTTCTTTATaatctaagaaattattttttagcaGATTTCCTCATTTCAGGTTAAAAGTATATGCATTGTAACTCTGTCCTCGGTGCTTTCTTTGTCTACATTTCACTGAACTCCTCCTTAATAGATGACTCAGCAGCAGCTGCTCCCCACTTTGCTACTAATTGAGGGCTTGCCATTTTCCTTTTCCCACTTCTCCA
This portion of the Ictidomys tridecemlineatus isolate mIctTri1 chromosome 4, mIctTri1.hap1, whole genome shotgun sequence genome encodes:
- the Or6m1 gene encoding olfactory receptor 6M1; amino-acid sequence: MGNGSTVTEFTLMAFPALLEIRILLFVVLLLTYTLTATGNLTIISLIWTDSHLQTPMYFFLSNLSFLDILYTTVVTPKLLACLLGETKTISFAGCITQTYFYFFLGTVEFILLAVMSFDRYVAICNPLRYTLIMNSRTSFLLVLGCWVGAFLSVMAPTIVVTRLPYCRKEINHFFCDIAPLLQVACIDTRLIEKVNFLLSALVILSSLAFTTGSYSYIISTILRMPSARGRQKAFSTCAAHITVVSIAYGSNIFVYVRPNQKYSLDFDKVAAVLITVVTPLLNPFIYSLRNEKVKEVLRETMDRIASLTLRKT